Proteins co-encoded in one Dendropsophus ebraccatus isolate aDenEbr1 chromosome 9, aDenEbr1.pat, whole genome shotgun sequence genomic window:
- the LOC138800611 gene encoding claudin-4-like gives MASTGLQILGMALALVGWVGAIIVCALPMWKVTAFIGNNIVTAQTIWEGLWMNCIVQSTGQMQCKVYDSMLALPQDLQAARALTVICILVAVLAILIGIVGAKCTNCVEDENTKARVSLVAGVVFLVAGLLMLIPVCWSANSIIRDFYNPLVVEAQKRELGASLYIGWAASALMLLGGALLCCSCPKKTEVPYTARYTAATSQARSDYPNKNYV, from the coding sequence ATGGCTTCCACTGGTCTCCAGATCCTGGGTATGGCGCTGGCCCTAGTGGGCTGGGTGGGCGCTATCATTGTGTGCGCTCTGCCAATGTGGAAGGTGACGGCGTTCATTGGTAATAACATAGTGACGGCACAGACCATCTGGGAGGGGCTGTGGATGAACTGTATAGTGCAGAGCACCGGGCAGATGCAGTGTAAAGTCTATGACTCCATGTTGGCCCTTCCTCAGGATCTGCAGGCGGCCCGGGCCCTCACAGTCATCTGCATCCTGGTAGCCGTCCTGGCCATCCTCATCGGCATTGTGGGAGCAAAGTGCACCAACTGCGTGGAGGACGAGAATACCAAGGCGCGGGTGAGCCTGGTGGCCGGCGTGgtcttcctggtggccggcctCCTCATGCTGATCCCTGTGTGTTGGTCGGCAAACAGCATCATCCGTGACTTCTACAACCCACTGGTGGTGGAGGCTCAGAAGAGGGAGCTGGGGGCGTCCCTGTACATTGGGTGGGCTGCATCTGCCCTCATGCTGCTGGGGGGCGCTCTCCTGTGCTGCTCCTGCCCCAAGAAGACTGAGGTCCCGTATACTGCCCGCTACACGGCTGCCACCTCCCAGGCACGCAGCGACTACCCCAACAAGAACTACGTGTGA
- the PELO gene encoding protein pelota homolog, with the protein MKLISKDIEKDNTGQVTLVPEEAEDMWHTYNLLQVGDSLRASTIRKVQTESSTGSVGSNRIRTTLTICVENIDFDSQACQLRVKGINIQENQYVKMGAYHTIELELNRKFTLAKKHWDSVVLERIEQACDPAFSADVAAVIMQEGLAHICLVTPSMTLLRAKIETSIPRKRRGNCSQHEKALEKFYEQVMQGIIRHINFDVVKVVLVASPGFVREQFCEFLFLRAVKQDLKTILENRGKFLQVHSSSGHKYSLTEVLCDPVVTARLADTKAASEIKALGDFYKMLQHEPDRAFYGIKHVERANEALAIDTLLVTDELFRHQDVATRTRYVRLVDSVKENGGAVRIFSSLHVSGEQLNQLTGVAAILRFPVADLSEDESSSGED; encoded by the exons ATGAAGCTGATCAGCAAAGACATCGAGAAGGATAACACCGG TCAGGTGACCCTGGTCCCAGAGGAGGCGGAGGACATGTGGCACACCTATAACCTGCTGCAAGTTGGCGACAGTCTGCGGGCGTCCACCATCAG GAAGGTGCAGACGGAGTCGTCGACCGGCAGCGTGGGCAGTAACCGCATCCGCACCACCCTCACCATCTGTGTGGAGAACATTGACTTTGACTCCCAGGCCTGTCAGCTGCGGGTGAAGGGCATCAACATTCAGGAGAACCAGTATGTGAAG atgggcGCCTACCACACCATAGAGCTTGAGCTCAACCGCAAGTTCACCTTGGCCAAGAAGCACTGGGACAGCGTGGTGCTGGAGAGGATTG AGCAGGCCTGTGACCCCGCCTTCAGCGCTGATGTGGCGGCCGTCATCATGCAGGAAGGTCTCGCCCACATCTGTCTGGTCACACCCAGTATGACACTGCTCCGCGCCAAGATAGAGACCAGCATCCCGCGAAAGAGGCGGGGCAACTGCTCTCAGCACGAGAAG GCTCTGGAGAAGTTCTATGAGCAGGTCATGCAGGGAATCATCCGGCACATAAACTTTGATG TGGTGAAGGTCGTCCTCGTGGCCTCCCCAGGCTTCGTCCGGGAGCAGTTCTGTGAGTTCCTTTTCCTTCGAGCCGTAAAACAAGATCTAAAGACGATTCTGGAAAACCGGGGGAAGTTCCTGCAGGTGCACAGCTCGTCGGGACACAAGTACTCGCTGACAG AGGTTCTGTGTGATCCGGTGGTCACCGCCCGCCTGGCTGACACTAAG GCAGCCTCTGAGATCAAAGCCCTTGGAGACTTTTACAAGATGCTGCAGCACGAGCCGGACCGCGCCTTCTACGG GATTAAGCACGTGGAGCGAGCGAATGAAGCTCTGGCTATCGACACACTGCTGGTGACTGATGAACTCTTCAG ACATCAGGATGTGGCGACGCGCACCCGATACGTGAGACTTGTGGACAGTGTGAAGGAGAATGGCGGAGCCGTGAG GATTTTCTCAAGTTTACACGTCTCCGGAGAAC AGCTGAACCAGCTGACTGGTGTGGCGGCCATTTTGAGGTTTCCGGTGGCGGATCTGTCGGAGGACGAGTCCAGCTCAGGAGAAGACTAG